The following are encoded in a window of Lactobacillus intestinalis genomic DNA:
- a CDS encoding VanZ family protein: MIFLGPIYNLLARIYATRINHFPLIKLFLIALDKTFFYFLIFAVLRLIWLLSVRRRRSIKSEACVWVLAFYVILVLMTTTFRNTYFPWQLSFNFHRPLSDINLVFMKETWKLLYAQSRVDFIYNSFGNILCFVPIGFLLPIVFSKKQTFLRVTLAGMCFSICIEILQFLLATGVSDIDDVFFNTCGTICGYLLYLIFKRMKQNF; encoded by the coding sequence ATGATTTTTTTAGGACCGATTTATAATTTATTAGCAAGAATTTATGCAACTAGAATTAATCACTTTCCATTGATAAAGTTGTTTTTAATAGCGTTGGATAAAACATTCTTTTATTTTTTGATATTCGCAGTTTTACGTTTGATTTGGCTCTTATCAGTACGGCGTCGACGCTCAATCAAATCAGAAGCTTGTGTATGGGTATTGGCATTTTATGTGATTTTAGTATTAATGACAACTACTTTTAGAAATACTTACTTTCCATGGCAGTTAAGTTTCAATTTTCATCGACCGCTGAGCGATATCAATTTAGTTTTTATGAAAGAAACTTGGAAATTGCTCTATGCACAGAGCCGCGTAGATTTCATTTATAATTCCTTCGGCAATATTTTGTGTTTTGTACCGATTGGATTTTTGTTACCGATTGTTTTTTCAAAAAAGCAGACTTTTTTAAGAGTAACTTTGGCTGGAATGTGTTTTTCAATTTGTATTGAAATTTTACAATTTCTTTTAGCAACTGGTGTAAGTGATATTGATGATGTCTTCTTTAACACTTGCGGAACAATTTGTGGCTACTTACTGTATTTGATTTTTAAAAGAATGAAACAGAATTTTTAA
- a CDS encoding glucose-6-phosphate isomerase produces MSLIKFDSSKLAPFIHENELSEMQAMVNAANTELREGTGAGSDFRGWLNLPVDYDKEEFARIKKAAKKIQSDSDVLICIGIGGSYLGAQAAIEFLNSNFYGKEESDMPTVVFCGNSLSGSYLYDLIEWLGDKDFSINVISKSGTTTEPSVAFRIFKDKLIKKYGKEEAAKRIYATTDRQKGALKTEADAEGYEEFVVPDDVGGRYSVLSAVGLLPIAASGANIDELMKGAADARADYTETDLSKPSPYQYAAIRNILYRKGYTTEIVENYEPSLRMFGEWCKQLMGESEGKDQKGIYPSSANFTTDLHSLGQYIQEGLRNLFETVIRVENPRHDVKIPGDDKNLDQLNFLEGKSLNYVNDRAYEGVVLAHTDGGVPVMTVNIPDQTEHTLGYLIYFFELAIAISGYLNGINPFNQPGVEAYKRNMFGLLNKPGYENLHDDLAKRL; encoded by the coding sequence ATGAGTTTAATTAAATTTGATAGTAGTAAATTAGCACCATTCATTCATGAAAATGAATTGAGTGAAATGCAAGCTATGGTCAACGCTGCTAACACTGAACTCCGTGAAGGTACTGGTGCTGGTAGCGATTTCCGTGGATGGCTTAATTTGCCAGTAGATTACGACAAGGAAGAATTTGCTCGTATCAAGAAGGCTGCTAAGAAGATTCAAAGTGATTCAGATGTTTTAATTTGTATCGGTATTGGTGGTTCATACCTTGGCGCACAAGCTGCAATTGAGTTTTTGAATAGCAATTTCTACGGTAAGGAAGAAAGCGATATGCCAACAGTTGTCTTCTGTGGTAACTCACTTTCAGGTTCATACCTTTACGACCTTATCGAATGGTTAGGTGACAAGGACTTTAGTATTAACGTAATTTCTAAGTCAGGTACTACTACTGAACCATCAGTAGCATTCAGAATTTTCAAGGATAAGTTAATTAAGAAGTACGGTAAAGAAGAAGCTGCTAAGAGAATTTATGCAACTACTGACCGTCAAAAGGGTGCTTTGAAGACTGAAGCTGACGCAGAAGGTTACGAAGAATTTGTAGTTCCAGATGATGTTGGTGGTCGTTACAGTGTTCTTTCAGCTGTTGGTTTGCTTCCAATTGCTGCCTCAGGAGCAAACATTGATGAATTGATGAAGGGTGCTGCTGATGCTCGTGCAGATTACACTGAAACTGATTTGAGCAAGCCTTCTCCATACCAATACGCTGCAATCCGTAATATTCTTTACCGCAAGGGTTACACTACTGAAATCGTTGAAAACTACGAACCAAGCCTTAGAATGTTTGGTGAATGGTGCAAGCAATTGATGGGTGAATCTGAAGGTAAGGACCAAAAGGGTATTTACCCATCAAGTGCCAACTTTACTACTGACCTTCACTCACTTGGTCAATACATCCAAGAAGGTCTTCGTAACTTGTTCGAAACTGTTATCCGTGTTGAAAATCCACGCCACGATGTTAAGATTCCAGGCGATGACAAGAACTTGGATCAACTTAACTTCTTGGAAGGTAAGAGCTTAAACTACGTAAACGATCGTGCTTACGAAGGTGTTGTTTTGGCTCACACTGACGGTGGTGTTCCAGTTATGACTGTTAACATTCCAGATCAAACTGAACATACTTTGGGTTACCTTATTTACTTCTTCGAATTAGCTATTGCTATTTCAGGTTACTTGAACGGGATTAACCCATTCAACCAACCAGGTGTTGAAGCTTACAAGCGTAATATGTTTGGTCTTCTTAACAAGCCAGGTTATGAAAACTTACATGACGACTTAGCTAAGCGTCTTTAA
- a CDS encoding LTA synthase family protein: MNKKTIFNFIQTRTGFFTLLVLLFWIKYLFVAYCDFNLGLSDPYQHIIMWTSPLGTTILLIGIGFYFPKPIVSYIMMLFMDFLNTVLLFSNVLYYRQFSDFITVKTITNATKVAPGLGKSAVALLHPSDIFIWLDLIVIIILLVTKKIRIDPKSYGMSTPFAITSLGAFLLGLNMFLAESSRPRLLRNTFDRSYVVKYLGLDTYTVYDGIKNAQTVQVTKNANSSDLNKILTYTKKHYAKPNSVTFGKEKGKNVIIIHLESFQQFLINLKVNGKEVTPFLNSIYRNQHTISFNNFYHQVGLGRTSDAENMLETSTYGISDGSLFTSLGSENTFQAAPQILRQDGYTSAVFHGNVGTFWNRNEVYKNMGYNYFFDQNYFSNASKDKIGYGLKDKLLFSESIKYLEQMQQPFYAKYITVTNHIPFSMDKEDLDPKFKTTNTRDETINNYFQTAHYLDEAVHEFFNYLKASGLYKNTMVVIYGDHYGLSNSENETLAPVIGESADTWNSYNNVQMQRVPFMIHAANLKGGINSEVAGEIDVLPTLMHLLGISNKNYIQFGSDLLSPQYKDWIVFRNGTIVSKRYIIIGNKGIKGVVYDRITGKQIINFTPEEKREIEKLSIEARQSLKYSDLLNNHNLLRFYTPHDFIPTAPNEFDYLTNFEQMVKLRRQLGTNSSSLYSKRNSSTTNLYKTDAVELKNRREEITQIPKNVQSNQLTDKKEEKKNSNK, from the coding sequence GTGAACAAGAAAACTATCTTCAATTTCATTCAAACACGCACTGGCTTCTTTACTTTGCTGGTTCTACTATTTTGGATCAAATATCTTTTTGTAGCCTATTGTGACTTCAACTTAGGTCTATCAGACCCCTATCAACACATCATTATGTGGACGAGCCCATTAGGAACAACAATTTTATTAATTGGTATTGGATTTTACTTTCCAAAGCCAATTGTTTCTTACATCATGATGCTCTTTATGGACTTTTTGAATACAGTTCTGCTGTTTTCAAATGTTCTTTATTATCGTCAATTTTCTGACTTTATCACTGTTAAAACCATCACCAATGCTACTAAGGTCGCTCCAGGTTTAGGAAAAAGTGCAGTAGCACTTCTTCATCCAAGCGATATTTTTATTTGGCTGGATTTAATTGTCATCATTATTTTACTGGTGACTAAAAAAATCCGAATTGATCCTAAGTCTTATGGAATGTCGACACCGTTCGCCATCACTTCTCTTGGTGCTTTTTTATTAGGGTTGAACATGTTTCTAGCTGAATCGTCACGTCCTCGGTTGTTGCGGAATACATTCGATCGCTCATACGTAGTCAAATATTTGGGACTGGATACGTATACAGTTTACGATGGAATCAAAAACGCTCAAACAGTGCAAGTTACAAAAAATGCCAATTCTTCTGATTTAAATAAAATTCTTACCTACACTAAAAAGCATTATGCAAAACCTAATTCAGTTACTTTTGGAAAAGAAAAAGGTAAAAATGTCATTATTATTCACCTCGAAAGTTTCCAACAGTTTTTGATTAATCTAAAGGTAAATGGTAAAGAAGTTACCCCATTTTTGAATTCAATTTATCGAAATCAACATACGATCAGCTTCAATAATTTTTATCATCAGGTTGGTTTAGGTCGAACTAGTGACGCTGAAAACATGCTCGAAACTAGTACTTATGGAATTTCTGATGGTTCTCTTTTTACTTCTTTAGGAAGTGAAAATACATTCCAAGCTGCTCCTCAAATTTTACGCCAAGATGGCTATACGTCTGCTGTTTTTCACGGAAATGTAGGAACCTTTTGGAATAGAAATGAAGTCTACAAAAATATGGGCTACAATTATTTCTTTGATCAAAATTACTTCAGTAATGCTTCAAAGGACAAAATTGGTTATGGTTTAAAAGATAAGCTGCTATTTTCTGAAAGTATTAAATATCTTGAGCAAATGCAGCAACCATTTTATGCCAAATACATTACAGTCACTAACCACATTCCATTTTCAATGGATAAAGAAGATCTCGACCCTAAATTCAAGACTACAAATACTCGCGATGAGACAATAAATAATTATTTCCAAACTGCTCATTATCTTGATGAAGCCGTTCATGAGTTTTTCAATTACCTCAAAGCATCCGGACTCTACAAAAACACAATGGTAGTAATTTACGGAGATCATTATGGTTTGAGTAATTCTGAAAATGAAACCTTAGCTCCTGTAATTGGTGAAAGCGCAGATACTTGGAATAGCTATAACAATGTTCAAATGCAGCGGGTTCCTTTTATGATTCATGCGGCTAATTTAAAGGGTGGAATTAATTCTGAAGTAGCTGGTGAAATTGATGTCTTACCAACTTTGATGCACTTACTAGGAATTTCTAATAAGAATTATATTCAATTTGGTAGTGACCTTCTTTCTCCTCAATATAAGGATTGGATTGTCTTTAGAAATGGAACTATTGTCAGCAAGCGTTACATCATTATTGGCAATAAAGGTATTAAAGGAGTAGTCTATGATCGTATAACTGGAAAGCAAATTATCAATTTTACTCCTGAAGAAAAACGAGAAATCGAAAAATTATCAATTGAAGCTCGGCAGTCCCTTAAATATTCTGATCTATTGAACAATCACAATTTACTACGCTTTTATACTCCTCATGACTTTATTCCAACCGCTCCTAATGAATTTGATTATTTAACTAATTTTGAACAAATGGTTAAGCTTCGCCGCCAACTTGGAACTAACTCAAGTTCCCTTTATTCAAAACGAAACAGTTCTACTACGAATCTTTATAAAACTGATGCAGTTGAATTGAAGAACCGACGCGAGGAGATCACTCAAATACCAAAGAATGTTCAATCAAATCAGTTAACCGATAAAAAAGAAGAGAAAAAGAATAGTAACAAATAA
- a CDS encoding DHA2 family efflux MFS transporter permease subunit, with protein MLAVLATAFMSFVGILTETSLNVTFPTMMKQFGVSLDVVQWTTTGYLLMIAIIMICSSYLNERFTARELFIVSCSGFIIGSLISAVAPDFPLLLLGRLISAFGAGLSIPLMFNLIVEIMPRPKWGLYMGIAGLVVAMAPTLGPAFGGAVNYYLNWRYIFIIVIIFAAIVFIAGIFVIKKYHEVKKNSFDWLGFIILALAFITLTLGVNQISHGFKSWALWGLLISSFLLFYIFTMWSKKSQRKLLDLEVFKQRAFVYGALAYFLLQFINIGTSFVLPNYVQIVGHQSSLIGGLILLPGSIIAGLLNPLFGSIYDRVGAKIPLYLGGILMTISCLLFALFGLDLTIMMLIIFYGILMLGHRMAFSNTMAEALKLQSGHLRADATAVCQTSQQLAGSVGTTIMASIMAIWQNKGGASYAILTAHGSQAAFYFTFALGIIILFCYFKMFDLEKVIVQ; from the coding sequence ATGTTAGCTGTTTTAGCGACAGCTTTTATGTCCTTTGTAGGAATTTTGACAGAAACTAGTTTGAATGTCACTTTTCCAACAATGATGAAGCAATTTGGGGTCAGTTTAGATGTAGTCCAATGGACAACAACAGGCTATTTACTAATGATTGCAATAATTATGATTTGTTCATCGTATTTAAATGAGCGTTTTACTGCGCGAGAATTGTTCATTGTATCATGTTCTGGATTTATTATTGGGAGCTTGATAAGTGCAGTAGCACCAGATTTTCCTTTACTACTTTTAGGACGCCTCATTTCTGCTTTTGGTGCAGGTTTAAGTATACCCTTGATGTTTAATCTTATTGTAGAAATTATGCCCCGGCCCAAATGGGGCCTCTATATGGGAATTGCTGGGTTAGTGGTAGCCATGGCACCAACTTTAGGGCCAGCGTTTGGCGGAGCTGTTAATTATTATTTGAATTGGCGCTACATCTTTATAATAGTAATAATTTTTGCTGCAATTGTCTTTATAGCAGGAATTTTTGTCATTAAAAAATATCATGAAGTTAAGAAAAATAGTTTTGATTGGCTAGGATTTATTATTTTAGCATTGGCATTTATTACTTTAACTTTGGGTGTAAATCAAATAAGTCATGGATTTAAAAGTTGGGCTTTATGGGGATTGTTAATTTCCTCGTTCTTGTTGTTTTATATTTTTACGATGTGGTCAAAAAAATCTCAAAGAAAGTTACTTGATTTAGAGGTTTTTAAGCAACGAGCTTTTGTTTATGGTGCATTAGCATATTTTTTGCTTCAGTTTATTAATATCGGAACTAGTTTTGTTTTACCTAATTATGTTCAAATTGTTGGTCATCAATCGTCTTTAATCGGTGGATTAATTTTATTGCCAGGAAGTATCATTGCGGGACTGCTTAACCCATTATTTGGATCCATTTATGATCGGGTCGGGGCAAAAATTCCTTTATATTTAGGGGGGATTTTAATGACAATTAGTTGTTTATTGTTTGCGCTTTTCGGCTTAGATTTGACGATTATGATGCTGATTATCTTTTATGGGATTTTGATGTTAGGGCACCGGATGGCCTTTAGTAATACAATGGCTGAAGCTTTAAAGTTACAGAGTGGACATTTGAGAGCAGATGCGACCGCAGTTTGCCAAACAAGTCAGCAATTAGCTGGTTCGGTAGGAACAACGATCATGGCTTCAATTATGGCCATTTGGCAAAATAAGGGTGGTGCTTCCTACGCAATTTTAACGGCTCATGGAAGCCAGGCAGCATTTTACTTCACTTTTGCTTTAGGAATTATAATTTTATTTTGTTATTTCAAAATGTTTGATTTAGAAAAGGTTATAGTTCAATAA
- a CDS encoding Mur ligase family protein, giving the protein MSLKSGVAKVAGKSSYWFLHNVLKGGTSFPGKLAMKIDPEVLNSLAKGYETIIVTGTNGKTMTTALIVEALKKKYGDILTNPSGSNMQQGIVTAFLAHKNKKVKRKIAVLEVDEANVKMVTKLLHPSAFVLTNIFRDQMDRYGEIYTTYEKIVNGIKLAPDATIIANGDASIFSSVELPNKKVFYGFKLPDDKPENDFKAPVNTDGVLCPKCDHILHFHERIYANLGDFFCPNCGYHRPELTYTVNKIIDQTPNSLKFRMGEKDYSIGIGGTYNIYNALAAYSVARQFGLSEEEVAESFAENKRIFGRQELIKYKNKDIDLILVKNPVGLDEVLHMLNTEKDNYSLVTLLNANHADGIDTSWIWDADFEGLNKDKIKKILVGGERWHDMGFRLEISGFDPGTMLTSPDYDSLIEEIAKLPTKKVYILSTYTAMLALRKTMAEKKIIKAGM; this is encoded by the coding sequence ATGAGTTTAAAATCAGGTGTTGCAAAAGTTGCTGGAAAAAGCTCATATTGGTTCTTGCATAATGTTTTAAAAGGTGGAACCAGTTTTCCAGGCAAACTGGCAATGAAAATTGACCCAGAAGTACTTAATTCTTTAGCCAAAGGCTATGAAACAATTATTGTAACAGGTACTAATGGGAAAACGATGACAACTGCTTTAATTGTTGAAGCACTTAAGAAAAAGTACGGCGATATTTTAACCAATCCGTCAGGTTCAAACATGCAACAAGGGATTGTTACTGCCTTCTTAGCCCATAAAAATAAAAAAGTTAAGCGTAAAATTGCCGTTTTGGAAGTTGATGAAGCCAATGTTAAGATGGTAACTAAGCTTCTTCATCCAAGTGCTTTCGTTTTAACTAACATTTTTCGTGATCAGATGGATCGTTATGGTGAAATTTATACTACCTATGAAAAGATCGTTAACGGAATTAAGTTAGCACCAGATGCAACCATTATTGCAAACGGGGACGCAAGTATTTTTTCATCAGTTGAATTACCAAACAAAAAAGTCTTCTATGGCTTCAAATTACCTGATGATAAACCAGAAAATGATTTTAAAGCACCTGTTAATACAGATGGTGTTTTATGTCCTAAGTGTGATCATATTTTACACTTCCATGAACGCATTTATGCTAACTTGGGTGATTTTTTCTGTCCTAACTGTGGCTACCACCGTCCAGAATTAACATATACTGTTAACAAGATTATCGATCAAACCCCTAACAGTTTGAAATTCCGGATGGGTGAAAAAGATTACTCAATCGGCATTGGTGGTACTTACAATATTTACAATGCTTTAGCTGCTTATTCTGTAGCTCGTCAGTTTGGGTTGAGCGAAGAAGAAGTTGCGGAAAGTTTTGCAGAAAATAAGCGTATTTTTGGACGTCAGGAATTAATTAAGTACAAGAACAAAGATATCGACTTAATCTTAGTTAAAAATCCGGTTGGTCTTGATGAAGTTTTACATATGTTAAATACTGAAAAAGATAACTATTCTTTAGTTACTTTACTTAATGCTAACCATGCTGATGGAATCGATACTTCTTGGATTTGGGACGCAGACTTTGAAGGATTGAACAAAGACAAGATCAAAAAGATCTTAGTTGGTGGGGAACGCTGGCATGATATGGGCTTTAGACTTGAAATTTCCGGATTTGATCCAGGCACCATGCTTACTAGCCCAGATTATGATTCTTTAATTGAAGAAATCGCTAAGCTTCCAACCAAGAAAGTTTATATTTTATCAACTTATACTGCAATGCTTGCTTTGCGTAAAACAATGGCTGAAAAGAAAATTATCAAGGCTGGTATGTAA
- a CDS encoding serine hydrolase domain-containing protein, which produces MIDYSTTQHLIESMVSQRIVPGVNYAFINKNQAFTSTIGFASLYPNKTQLSPFAEYDLASLTKVLATENVLLKLYDQGKLSFNEPLQEFIPEFKDSRVRLFHLLTHTSGIRGWIPHRDELNHDDLLKAIIHLPVTDEFNTKMRYADTNFILLGLVIKRIYGAPIQEVATQEVLKPMGLKHTTFHPNKTDCIPTAIVEGKLLKGTPHDPKARQLGADCGSAGLFSNMTDLIKISKGYLGLDRNILPYSQELVGKLFDNKNPHSVKARSWGWDLRFDPKANYPIILHTGFTGTLIILDRIKQSGLILLTNRVHPSGHNLVFLAMREKIIQSFLKENAI; this is translated from the coding sequence ATGATCGACTATTCTACAACTCAGCATTTAATTGAATCTATGGTATCTCAGCGGATAGTACCTGGCGTAAATTACGCTTTTATCAATAAAAATCAAGCTTTTACTTCTACAATCGGTTTTGCAAGTTTATATCCAAATAAAACGCAGCTAAGTCCTTTTGCCGAGTATGATTTAGCAAGCTTAACAAAAGTTTTAGCAACTGAAAATGTACTTTTAAAATTATATGACCAAGGTAAACTTAGCTTTAACGAGCCTTTACAAGAATTTATTCCAGAATTTAAAGATTCTCGAGTTCGGCTCTTTCACTTATTGACGCACACAAGTGGGATTCGCGGCTGGATTCCTCATCGAGATGAATTAAATCATGACGATCTTTTAAAAGCTATTATCCATCTGCCAGTTACTGATGAATTTAATACAAAAATGCGCTATGCTGATACTAACTTTATCTTATTAGGATTAGTAATAAAAAGAATATATGGCGCTCCCATTCAAGAAGTAGCAACTCAAGAAGTTTTAAAACCTATGGGGCTAAAACATACGACTTTCCATCCTAATAAAACAGACTGCATCCCTACCGCAATTGTTGAGGGAAAGCTTCTTAAAGGCACTCCCCATGATCCTAAAGCGCGACAATTAGGCGCCGACTGCGGCTCCGCTGGACTTTTTTCAAATATGACCGACTTAATTAAAATTAGTAAGGGATATTTAGGACTCGATCGCAATATTCTTCCTTATAGTCAAGAATTGGTCGGCAAATTGTTTGACAATAAAAATCCTCACTCCGTTAAAGCTCGTTCATGGGGATGGGATTTGCGTTTTGATCCAAAAGCTAATTATCCCATCATTTTACATACTGGTTTTACTGGAACTTTGATAATTTTAGACAGAATCAAACAATCGGGACTCATCTTACTAACCAACCGCGTTCACCCTTCAGGACACAATCTTGTATTTTTAGCCATGCGCGAAAAAATTATCCAAAGTTTCCTCAAGGAAAATGCAATTTAA